The Tessaracoccus aquimaris sequence TCGATACCCATGACTCGGTCACCGTCACTGACCGGCTGCAGGAGATGATCCACCGGCTCCCCGCCGCGGCGTTCAAGACGTTGACCTGGGACCAAGGAGTCGAGATGGCCCGGCATGCTCAGTTCACGATCGCGAGCGGTATCCGGGTGTTCTTCTGTGATCCTCACTCGCCCTGGCAGCGGCCCACCAACGAGAACGGGAACGGACTCATCAGAGATTTCTTCCCGAAGGGCACTGATTTCACCACCGTGACCGATCAAGAGATCGCCGACATGGAGACCAGCCTCAACAACAGACCCCGCAAGGTCTTGAACTTCGCCACCCCCGCTGAAACACTCCAACAAATACTCAACGTTGCGTCGACCACTTGAAACCGCCCCGGGAGTTCGCGGCAGATCTGACAACGAGTAACCAAACATGCTCAAGGTCTGACCCTCTCACCGGCACCTGCATCACGCCGCGCGGTTGGGGCAGGCTGACTAGATTGGTCCCATGGGCAAGGTCACATCTCTCGCCGATGCCACCAGGATCGTGATCCTGAGCGGCGCTGGACTGTCGACGGCGGCCGGAATACCCGACTTCCGCGGGCCGAACGGGCTCTGGACGCGCGACCCGTTCGCCGAACTCGTCTCCAATCTCTCCTGGTACCTCCGCGACGAGGACGTCCGGAAGTCGGCATGGCAGCGCCGCGCCGACCCGGCCGCCTGGGCCGCGAAGCCGACGCCCGCCCACGAGGCGATCGTCGAACTGGAGCGGCAGGGCCGCCTCCGGGCCGTCATCACGCAGAACACCGACGGCCTGCAGCAGGTCGCCGGGTCATCGCCGCGCCTCGTGCACGAGATCCACGGGTCGATGCGCACCTGGCGCTGCGAGATGTGCGGCAAGGGCGGCCCCATGGAGGAGATGGTCGCCCGGGTCCAAGCCGGGGAGGACGACCCCCGCTGCCCGCACTGCGGCGGCATCACCCGCGCCACCGTCATCCTCTTCGAGGAGGTCCTCGACGCGGACGTGCTGGAGGCCTCGGTGAAGGCCGCGGAGGACTGCGACGCCATCATCGCCGTCGGCACCACGCTGAGCGTGTACCCGGTCGCGGCGCTGTTCCCGCTCGCCAAGGAGCGGGGCGCCTACACGGTGATCGTCAACGACTCCCCCACCGCCTACGACGACGAGGCGGACGAGGTGATCAGGGGCGACCTGGACGAGACACTTCCCCGCCTTCTCGGCCTTGAGGTCGGCTCGTCGACATGATCCCGCCACGCCACGCCGGCACCTTCGAGACCCTCGCAGAACGCGTCCTGCAGGCGGTCGAACAGGTGCCGACGGGCAGCGTGGTCTCCTACGGCGACGTGGCCGGGATCGTCGGGACGACCCCGCGGATCGTCGGCTCCGTGATGAGCCAGTACGGCTCCGGCGTTGCCTGGTGGCGCGTCACGAACCGCGACGGCCAACTGCCTGCGCACCTGCTGGAGGAGGCGCGTCGGCACTGGGCCGAGGAGGGCATCGCTGCGGGCGAGGGCGGTTGCCGGATCCGGCAGCACCGCGCCGACCTGGACGAGGTCGCGGCGCGCTACGAGGACGCGATCGCCGCGCTCGGCCTCGAGCCCGCTTAGGAGCGCGTCAGGCGGCCTTCGCGCCATGGCCGGTGAGCACCGCAACGGTGGACACCTTCGTCGAGGCGAACCGCGAAGCCGCCGATAGGGCGGCGGCGGCCGATGGCTCGACCCAGATCCCGGCCGAGAACAGCGCGGCCTCCGCGGCGGCGATCTGCTCGTCCGTGACCGTCACGACGCGCCCGCGGGTCGCCGCGACGGCCGCGAGCGTGATGAGGCCCTGCCGCTCGTAGCCGCGCAGGGCGTCGGCGATGGCCCCCGCCCTTGTCGTCGACCAGCGGCCACCCGCCCCGAGCGCCCCCTCCCACTGCTCGGGCGTGTCCCCCGCGGCCCACGCCGCGGCCAACGGGGCGACCGCGGCGGACTGGACGGCGATCATGGCGGGCACCCGCCGCGCGGCCCCGACGGCGACGAGGTCGGCGAAACCCTGCGCGATGCCCCTCAGCAGCGGCCCGGCTCCGACCGGGACCACCACACGGTCCGGGGTGTGACCGAGGTCGGCGACCAACTCCGCGGCGATGCCCCGGTAGGCCTCCGCTGTGATCGGGTTCTGGTACGTCGTCGTCACGTTGACGACCCCCGGCCCCTCCGCCTGCTCGGCGCGACGGTAGGCGTCGCTGTAGTCGCCGTCGACCCGGGCGACCCGGGCGCCGAAGCGGGCGGCGGCGCGCACCTTCTCGGCTGCTCCCGGGCTGTCTCCGACGATGATCCGGCAGCCGAGTCCCGCAGCGGCGGCGTAGGCGGCGGCCGAGGCTGCGGCGTTGCCCGTGGAGGCGACCACCAGCGACTCGGCGCCCGCGTCGACGGCGGCGGAGACGGCCAGGGCCATGCCGCGGTCCTTGAAAGAGAGGGTGGGGTTCATCGACTCGAGTTTCAGCCACAGCCGCGGGGCACCGCCCCATTCGACGCTCGGGGTATTGCCCTCGCCGAGCGTGATCCTCGTCGTGGTCGCGGGCAGCATGGCCGCGTGCCGCCAGATCCCCGACGCCCGCTCAGGCGACGGCGCGGCGGTCAGGGGCGCGAGGTCGAGCACGGCGCAGCCCCCACAGGTCGCACAGCGACGCCCATCGGTGGGGACGCCGCACAGCCCGCACACGGCCCTCCAGGCGCGTCCGGCCGTCACCGACTGGCCCCTTTGGTGGTGCTTAGCGGGTCGTCGATGGCCATGGCACCCTCCGAAACGGTGTGGCGGTCTAGCGCACTTTGCCGGATTCTGGAACAGAATTCTGACATTGCGGCAGTGTCGCCGCCACCCCCGAATGGAGC is a genomic window containing:
- a CDS encoding SIR2 family NAD-dependent protein deacylase, whose protein sequence is MGKVTSLADATRIVILSGAGLSTAAGIPDFRGPNGLWTRDPFAELVSNLSWYLRDEDVRKSAWQRRADPAAWAAKPTPAHEAIVELERQGRLRAVITQNTDGLQQVAGSSPRLVHEIHGSMRTWRCEMCGKGGPMEEMVARVQAGEDDPRCPHCGGITRATVILFEEVLDADVLEASVKAAEDCDAIIAVGTTLSVYPVAALFPLAKERGAYTVIVNDSPTAYDDEADEVIRGDLDETLPRLLGLEVGSST
- a CDS encoding MGMT family protein, coding for MIPPRHAGTFETLAERVLQAVEQVPTGSVVSYGDVAGIVGTTPRIVGSVMSQYGSGVAWWRVTNRDGQLPAHLLEEARRHWAEEGIAAGEGGCRIRQHRADLDEVAARYEDAIAALGLEPA
- a CDS encoding pyridoxal-phosphate dependent enzyme; protein product: MTAGRAWRAVCGLCGVPTDGRRCATCGGCAVLDLAPLTAAPSPERASGIWRHAAMLPATTTRITLGEGNTPSVEWGGAPRLWLKLESMNPTLSFKDRGMALAVSAAVDAGAESLVVASTGNAAASAAAYAAAAGLGCRIIVGDSPGAAEKVRAAARFGARVARVDGDYSDAYRRAEQAEGPGVVNVTTTYQNPITAEAYRGIAAELVADLGHTPDRVVVPVGAGPLLRGIAQGFADLVAVGAARRVPAMIAVQSAAVAPLAAAWAAGDTPEQWEGALGAGGRWSTTRAGAIADALRGYERQGLITLAAVAATRGRVVTVTDEQIAAAEAALFSAGIWVEPSAAAALSAASRFASTKVSTVAVLTGHGAKAA